A stretch of Ferribacterium limneticum DNA encodes these proteins:
- a CDS encoding ATP synthase subunit I has product MHPQVSWILSRQAALTIVLGVLAWAIFSVNAAISVLIGGSIGVIANLGYVLRAMRMNAGLDPVKAYRAQTAGEGFKFLLTLIGFALVFLKFKEVAVLPLFLGYASTFVIYWMALLKQR; this is encoded by the coding sequence TTGCATCCGCAGGTAAGCTGGATTCTCAGTCGCCAAGCGGCATTGACAATTGTTCTGGGAGTTCTTGCCTGGGCAATCTTCAGTGTAAATGCAGCCATCTCGGTCCTGATCGGGGGATCAATCGGCGTCATTGCAAATCTCGGCTACGTGCTGAGGGCCATGCGAATGAATGCCGGACTTGACCCGGTAAAAGCTTACCGGGCGCAGACAGCGGGCGAGGGGTTCAAGTTTCTACTCACGCTCATTGGCTTCGCCCTTGTGTTCTTGAAGTTCAAGGAAGTGGCAGTTTTACCACTCTTCCTTGGTTACGCATCAACCTTCGTCATCTACTGGATGGCATTGCTGAAGCAACGCTAG
- a CDS encoding ParA family protein: MKVLAITNQKGGVGKTTTAVNLAASLAAEGKRVLLIDMDPQGNATTGSGITKKEALPTVYQLLIGAATLLEVCIKTDFDFDILPANRELAGAEVEMIELDQREYRLKKALAQNHAEYDFVLIDCPPALNMLTVNALVAADSVLIPMQCEYYALEGLSDLVETLRKVRHHLNSRLEIEGLLRTMYNGQSTLTQQVSSELESHFGDKVYKTIVPRNVRLAEAPSYGKPVIAFDKNSKGAQAYSALAQEILERTAA, encoded by the coding sequence ATGAAAGTACTCGCCATAACCAACCAGAAGGGCGGCGTCGGCAAGACGACCACCGCAGTGAATCTGGCGGCGTCGCTGGCTGCTGAAGGCAAGCGTGTCCTGCTGATTGACATGGATCCGCAGGGCAACGCGACGACCGGATCCGGCATCACCAAGAAAGAAGCGCTGCCGACCGTCTATCAACTGCTGATTGGGGCCGCAACCCTGCTCGAAGTCTGCATCAAGACCGACTTCGATTTCGACATCCTGCCCGCCAACCGGGAGTTGGCTGGCGCCGAAGTCGAAATGATCGAGCTCGACCAACGCGAATACCGCCTGAAAAAGGCCTTGGCGCAAAACCACGCCGAATACGATTTCGTGCTAATCGACTGCCCGCCAGCCCTCAACATGCTGACCGTCAACGCCCTGGTCGCCGCCGATTCCGTGCTGATCCCCATGCAGTGCGAGTACTACGCGCTGGAAGGCCTGTCCGACTTGGTCGAAACGCTGCGCAAGGTGCGCCACCACCTCAATTCGCGCCTCGAAATCGAAGGCCTGTTGCGCACCATGTACAACGGCCAAAGCACGCTGACCCAGCAGGTTTCCAGCGAACTCGAAAGCCACTTCGGCGACAAGGTCTACAAGACCATCGTGCCGCGCAATGTCCGCCTGGCCGAAGCGCCGTCCTACGGCAAGCCGGTCATCGCCTTCGACAAGAACTCGAAGGGCGCCCAAGCCTACAGCGCCCTCGCCCAGGAAATCCTCGAAAGGACCGCAGCATGA
- the atpB gene encoding F0F1 ATP synthase subunit A, with protein sequence MSADGGTLTTTGYIEHHLTNLAVCADSAKVDGVCSGFWTFHLDTLLVSGILGLVVFGLMAMLASKATSGIPSSGQNFVEMVVGLVDQQVRDTFHGRSALVTPLAITIFVWVFVMNAMDLIPVDFLPTALQAATGNHHLPFKFVPTTDPNLTFAMSLTVFAISIFMGLKVKGFGHFMHEVFAVPFGIKMAPINLLFRIVEEIARPISLSLRLFGNMYAGEMVFILIALLGVYQLPLALPWELFHILIITLQAFVFMMLTIVYMSMAAESH encoded by the coding sequence ATGAGCGCAGACGGCGGCACACTGACCACCACAGGTTATATCGAACACCACCTTACCAATCTCGCTGTCTGTGCAGACAGCGCCAAGGTAGATGGCGTCTGTTCCGGTTTCTGGACTTTCCACCTCGACACCCTGCTTGTTTCCGGCATCTTGGGACTGGTAGTTTTCGGCCTGATGGCCATGCTGGCAAGCAAAGCCACCTCAGGCATCCCGTCGAGTGGCCAAAACTTTGTTGAAATGGTCGTCGGCCTCGTCGATCAACAGGTTCGTGACACTTTCCATGGCCGTAGCGCCTTGGTTACTCCACTGGCAATCACGATCTTTGTCTGGGTTTTCGTCATGAACGCCATGGACTTGATCCCGGTCGATTTCCTGCCGACCGCCTTGCAAGCTGCTACTGGCAACCATCACCTGCCGTTCAAGTTCGTTCCGACCACCGACCCCAACCTGACCTTCGCGATGTCGCTCACAGTCTTCGCCATCTCGATTTTCATGGGCCTGAAGGTCAAGGGTTTCGGCCACTTCATGCATGAAGTGTTCGCAGTCCCGTTTGGCATCAAGATGGCGCCGATCAACCTGCTATTCCGTATCGTCGAGGAAATCGCCCGACCGATCTCTCTCTCCCTGCGACTCTTCGGCAACATGTACGCCGGTGAGATGGTGTTCATCCTGATCGCCCTGCTCGGCGTGTATCAACTCCCGCTGGCCCTGCCCTGGGAACTGTTCCACATCCTGATTATTACCCTGCAAGCTTTCGTATTCATGATGCTGACCATTGTGTACATGTCGATGGCTGCAGAATCGCACTAA
- the atpA gene encoding F0F1 ATP synthase subunit alpha, translating into MQLNPSEISELIKSKIQNLQGASEVRTQGTVVSVTDGICRVHGLQDVMQGEMLEFPGNTFGMALNLERDSVGAVVLGEYEHISEGDVVKTTGRILEVPVGPELLGRVVNSLGQPIDGKGPINAKLTDKIEKVAPGVIWRQSVSQPVQTGLKCVDSMVPVGRGQRELIIGDRQTGKTAVAVDAIINQKGKGLFCVYVAIGQKASTIANVVRKLEEHGAMAYTIVVAAPASESAALQYLAPYAGCTMGEYFRDTGEDALIIYDDLTKQAWGYRQVSLLLRRPPGREAYPGDVFYLHSRLLERAARVSAAWVEKLSNGAIKGKTGSLTALPVIETQAGDVSAFVPTNVISITDGQIFLETDLFNAGIRPAINAGISVSRVGGAAQTKLIKKLGGGVRLALAQYRELAAFAQFASDLDEATRKQLERGRLVTELMKQPQYSPMSISEMAVTLYAADKGYFDDVEVKRALECEKAMIGYLKTNCADLMKTMESTADLSADSEKALAAGIQAFKSSWV; encoded by the coding sequence ATGCAGTTGAATCCTTCCGAAATTTCTGAACTGATCAAGAGCAAGATCCAGAACCTGCAAGGCGCATCGGAAGTGCGCACGCAGGGCACGGTAGTTTCCGTTACTGACGGTATCTGTCGTGTACACGGCCTGCAAGACGTTATGCAGGGCGAAATGCTGGAATTCCCCGGCAACACCTTCGGCATGGCGCTCAACCTCGAGCGTGACTCCGTTGGCGCCGTGGTTCTTGGTGAATACGAACACATTTCCGAAGGCGACGTGGTCAAGACCACCGGTCGCATTCTGGAAGTTCCCGTCGGCCCGGAACTGCTTGGCCGCGTGGTCAACTCCCTCGGTCAGCCGATCGACGGCAAGGGCCCGATCAATGCCAAGCTGACCGACAAGATCGAAAAGGTCGCACCGGGCGTTATTTGGCGTCAGTCCGTTTCCCAGCCGGTGCAAACCGGTCTGAAGTGTGTGGACTCCATGGTTCCGGTCGGTCGTGGCCAGCGCGAGCTGATCATTGGCGACCGCCAGACCGGCAAGACCGCCGTCGCTGTCGATGCCATCATCAACCAGAAGGGCAAGGGCCTGTTCTGCGTTTATGTTGCTATCGGCCAGAAGGCTTCCACCATTGCCAACGTTGTTCGCAAGCTCGAAGAGCATGGCGCAATGGCATACACCATCGTCGTTGCAGCTCCGGCTTCGGAATCTGCCGCACTGCAGTATCTGGCTCCTTACGCTGGCTGCACGATGGGCGAATACTTCCGTGACACCGGCGAAGACGCTCTGATCATTTATGATGACTTGACCAAGCAAGCTTGGGGCTACCGTCAGGTTTCCCTGCTGCTGCGCCGTCCGCCGGGCCGCGAAGCTTATCCGGGCGACGTGTTCTATCTCCACTCCCGTCTGCTCGAACGCGCTGCTCGCGTTTCCGCTGCCTGGGTCGAGAAGCTCAGCAATGGCGCGATCAAGGGCAAGACTGGCTCGCTGACCGCTCTGCCGGTTATCGAAACGCAAGCCGGTGACGTTTCCGCCTTCGTTCCGACCAACGTGATCTCCATCACCGACGGCCAAATCTTCCTGGAAACCGACCTCTTCAACGCCGGTATCCGCCCCGCGATCAACGCCGGTATTTCGGTGTCCCGCGTCGGTGGCGCTGCCCAGACAAAGCTGATCAAGAAGCTCGGCGGCGGCGTCCGTCTGGCCCTCGCCCAGTACCGCGAACTCGCTGCCTTCGCACAGTTTGCTTCTGACCTCGACGAAGCAACCCGCAAGCAGCTGGAGCGTGGCCGTCTGGTCACAGAGCTGATGAAGCAGCCGCAGTACTCGCCGATGAGCATCTCCGAAATGGCCGTCACGCTGTACGCAGCTGACAAGGGCTACTTCGATGATGTCGAAGTCAAGCGTGCTCTGGAATGCGAAAAGGCCATGATCGGTTACCTGAAGACCAACTGTGCCGACCTCATGAAGACCATGGAGTCAACCGCTGATCTGAGCGCCGATTCCGAAAAGGCACTTGCTGCCGGCATCCAGGCTTTCAAGAGCAGTTGGGTCTGA
- the atpE gene encoding F0F1 ATP synthase subunit C has product MELATVLSNTAIAVAILIGAGALGTAIGFGILGGRFLEGAARQPEMIPTLQVKMFIVAGLLDAVTMIGVGIALFLLFANPFLALLK; this is encoded by the coding sequence ATGGAACTCGCAACCGTTCTCTCCAACACCGCTATTGCTGTAGCCATCCTGATCGGCGCCGGCGCTCTCGGTACCGCTATTGGCTTCGGTATTCTCGGCGGCCGCTTCCTGGAAGGCGCTGCACGTCAGCCGGAAATGATCCCCACCCTGCAAGTTAAGATGTTCATCGTCGCCGGTCTGCTCGACGCCGTGACCATGATCGGTGTTGGTATCGCTCTGTTCCTGCTCTTCGCAAACCCGTTCCTGGCTCTGCTGAAGTAA
- a CDS encoding F0F1 ATP synthase subunit delta encodes MAESVTIARPYAEALFRTAKESGNLAKWSEQVSLLGQVAANPDVASAIGDPNVAAPQLVDLFRSACGTAVDAELANFIQLLSNNDRLGLLPEIAGLYESYKRAEEGTKQAEIVSAFPIDDNQVKALVPQLEAVFKTKLEAAVSVDPTLIGGIKVIVGDQMLDASVRGKLDAMATALNN; translated from the coding sequence ATGGCTGAATCCGTCACTATCGCCCGCCCTTACGCCGAAGCCCTGTTCCGCACGGCCAAGGAAAGCGGCAATCTGGCCAAGTGGTCCGAGCAGGTTTCCCTGCTTGGACAGGTGGCTGCCAATCCCGATGTCGCTTCTGCCATCGGTGATCCTAATGTGGCGGCCCCGCAACTGGTCGACCTCTTCCGGTCTGCCTGCGGTACGGCGGTAGATGCGGAGCTGGCGAACTTCATCCAGCTGCTGTCCAACAACGACCGTCTCGGACTGTTGCCGGAAATCGCCGGCTTGTACGAAAGTTACAAGCGCGCCGAGGAAGGCACCAAGCAGGCCGAAATCGTTTCTGCCTTCCCGATCGATGACAATCAGGTGAAAGCCCTGGTTCCGCAACTCGAAGCGGTCTTCAAGACCAAGCTCGAGGCCGCAGTGTCGGTTGACCCGACCCTGATTGGCGGTATCAAGGTAATCGTTGGCGACCAGATGCTGGATGCTTCAGTCCGCGGCAAGCTCGACGCCATGGCTACGGCGCTGAACAACTAG
- a CDS encoding F0F1 ATP synthase subunit epsilon: MAMTVHCDVVSAEESIFSGLVEIAVFPGEAGELGILPRHTPLLTRIKPGTIRLKVPDQSEFELVYVSGGMLEVQPDMITVLADTAIRAHDLDEAKALEAKKRAEEALANRNAEMDYAAAEAELAQAVAQLQAIQRLRKHTH; this comes from the coding sequence ATGGCTATGACTGTTCATTGTGATGTCGTCAGTGCTGAAGAATCTATTTTCTCCGGCCTGGTGGAAATCGCAGTGTTTCCCGGCGAAGCCGGGGAACTCGGCATTCTGCCGCGTCACACGCCGCTGCTGACTCGTATCAAGCCGGGCACCATTCGTTTGAAGGTGCCCGACCAAAGCGAGTTTGAGCTGGTGTATGTGTCCGGTGGCATGCTGGAGGTTCAGCCCGACATGATTACTGTGTTGGCTGATACCGCGATTCGCGCCCACGATCTGGACGAAGCCAAAGCACTGGAAGCCAAGAAGCGTGCCGAAGAAGCTTTGGCCAATCGGAATGCCGAAATGGATTACGCTGCAGCCGAAGCCGAACTGGCCCAAGCTGTTGCCCAGTTGCAAGCAATCCAGCGTTTGCGCAAGCATACGCACTAA
- a CDS encoding ubiquinone biosynthesis accessory factor UbiJ, protein MNPVNQLVLHSLNHVIQGESWAQERLRQHAGATVLIEAGAITIRLSIDDRGLLTNSDTSIPPDVTVSVPADALSHAMFDREKLFSSVKLAGSADVAETFAFVFRNLRWNAEADLAQFLGDIPARRLNLLGHSLLNGFQDSIQKFAENLKEYAVEDSSLLVPPRDITSFGSEVNRIRDDIARLEKRISKL, encoded by the coding sequence ATGAATCCGGTCAATCAACTCGTGCTCCACAGCCTGAACCATGTGATTCAGGGCGAGAGCTGGGCTCAGGAAAGATTGCGCCAGCACGCGGGGGCAACCGTATTGATCGAAGCTGGCGCAATCACCATTCGCCTTTCGATTGATGATCGAGGCCTGTTGACCAATAGCGACACCTCAATTCCGCCAGACGTTACGGTAAGTGTGCCCGCCGACGCACTTTCACATGCGATGTTTGACCGGGAGAAGCTGTTCTCATCCGTCAAGCTTGCTGGATCTGCCGATGTCGCAGAGACTTTTGCCTTCGTGTTTCGCAATCTGCGTTGGAACGCCGAAGCCGATTTGGCACAATTTCTTGGCGATATTCCGGCCCGTCGCCTGAATTTACTCGGGCATTCACTGCTCAACGGGTTCCAGGACAGCATTCAGAAATTCGCCGAGAACCTCAAGGAATACGCAGTCGAAGACTCGTCATTGCTTGTTCCTCCGCGTGATATCACCAGCTTCGGGAGCGAAGTTAACCGCATCAGAGATGATATCGCTCGCCTTGAAAAGAGAATTTCCAAACTCTAG
- a CDS encoding ParB/RepB/Spo0J family partition protein, whose product MIKMKGLGRGLDALLSGSDAKPEDELRNLPVERLKPGKYQPRTHMDQDSLAELAASIKAQGVMQPILVRAVNNTPGAERYEIVAGERRWRASQLAGLSEVPVLVRSIPDEQALAMALIENIQRENLNPLEEAQGLQRLIDEFGLTHQQAADAVGRSRPAASNLLRLLQLSAPVQELLMTGKLDMGHARALLPLTGAQQVAIAQRIVQKGLSVREAERLVQQITNPPKTSSEKPVDRDLLRLQENLADGLGANVQIRTNKKGAGKVTIEFGSLDQLDGLISRLSV is encoded by the coding sequence ATGATCAAGATGAAAGGACTCGGCCGCGGCCTCGACGCGCTGCTCTCCGGCAGCGACGCCAAACCCGAAGACGAACTGCGCAACCTACCGGTCGAACGCCTGAAACCCGGCAAGTACCAGCCGCGCACCCACATGGATCAGGACTCGCTGGCCGAACTCGCCGCCTCGATCAAGGCCCAGGGCGTCATGCAGCCGATTCTCGTGCGCGCCGTCAACAACACGCCCGGTGCCGAGCGTTATGAAATCGTCGCCGGCGAACGCCGCTGGCGCGCCTCCCAACTGGCCGGCCTGAGCGAAGTTCCGGTCCTCGTCCGCAGCATTCCGGACGAACAGGCGCTGGCCATGGCGCTCATCGAGAACATCCAGCGCGAGAACCTGAATCCGCTCGAAGAAGCCCAGGGCCTGCAACGCCTGATCGACGAATTCGGCCTGACTCACCAGCAAGCCGCCGATGCCGTTGGCCGCTCCCGCCCCGCTGCCAGCAACCTGTTGCGCCTTTTGCAACTAAGCGCCCCAGTTCAGGAACTACTGATGACCGGCAAACTCGATATGGGCCACGCCCGCGCTCTGTTGCCGCTGACAGGCGCCCAGCAAGTCGCCATTGCGCAACGCATCGTCCAGAAAGGGCTGTCGGTACGAGAAGCCGAACGCCTCGTTCAACAAATTACCAACCCCCCGAAAACATCCAGCGAAAAGCCTGTCGACCGCGACTTGCTCCGTCTTCAGGAAAATCTCGCGGATGGCCTTGGCGCCAACGTCCAGATTCGCACCAACAAAAAAGGGGCCGGCAAAGTCACGATTGAATTCGGTAGCCTGGACCAACTCGACGGCCTGATTTCCCGGCTATCCGTTTAA
- the ubiE gene encoding bifunctional demethylmenaquinone methyltransferase/2-methoxy-6-polyprenyl-1,4-benzoquinol methylase UbiE: protein MNNDKTHFGYETVAEQEKARRVADVFDSVASRYDLMNDLMSGGMHRLWKAFTIQRSGVREGSRVLDVAGGTGDLSLAFSKKVGKSGQVWLTDINNAMLARGRDRLLDKGHMLPVAQCDAEKLPFPDNWFDCVTVAFGLRNMTHKEAALAEMHRVLRPGGRLLVLEFSQIWKPLAPLYDFYSFKVIPQVGKLVTNDSDSYRYLSESIRVHPGQEELKAMMEKAGLEKVEYFNLALGVVALHRGFKF, encoded by the coding sequence ATGAATAACGACAAAACACATTTCGGCTACGAAACCGTTGCCGAGCAGGAAAAGGCCCGCCGGGTCGCCGACGTATTTGACTCCGTGGCGAGTCGCTATGACCTGATGAATGACCTGATGTCCGGTGGCATGCACCGCTTGTGGAAGGCATTCACCATCCAGCGTAGCGGTGTCCGTGAAGGCTCCCGGGTGCTTGATGTTGCCGGCGGCACCGGTGATCTCTCCCTCGCCTTCTCCAAGAAGGTCGGCAAGAGCGGCCAGGTCTGGCTGACCGACATCAACAACGCCATGCTGGCCCGTGGCCGTGACCGCCTGCTCGACAAAGGCCACATGCTGCCGGTCGCGCAATGCGATGCGGAAAAACTTCCCTTCCCTGACAACTGGTTTGATTGCGTTACCGTGGCCTTCGGCTTGCGCAACATGACCCACAAGGAGGCAGCGCTGGCCGAGATGCACCGAGTGTTGCGTCCCGGTGGTCGTTTGCTGGTCCTGGAATTCTCCCAAATCTGGAAACCGCTGGCGCCGCTCTACGACTTCTATTCCTTCAAGGTGATTCCTCAAGTCGGAAAACTCGTTACCAATGATTCAGATAGCTATCGCTACCTGTCTGAATCGATTCGGGTCCATCCGGGGCAGGAAGAGTTGAAGGCAATGATGGAAAAGGCCGGTCTGGAAAAGGTCGAGTACTTCAATCTGGCCCTGGGCGTTGTCGCCTTGCACCGTGGATTCAAGTTCTAG
- the rsmG gene encoding 16S rRNA (guanine(527)-N(7))-methyltransferase RsmG, with amino-acid sequence MSQNALAAGLAALDITLPADGQHKLLAFRDLLLKWNKTYNLTALRDPALAISHHLLDSLAILPHVGTGNLLDVGSGGGLPGIPLAIARPDLSVSMVDTVQKKTTFLQQAVIELALKNVTVHHARVEEMQGQYAQISSRAFAEIGLFISLTRHLLAPNGRWLAMKGVRPDDELKALPADIMVEAIIPLTVPGLDAERHLIILKAGS; translated from the coding sequence ATGAGCCAGAACGCACTCGCAGCAGGCCTCGCCGCCCTTGACATCACGCTGCCAGCCGATGGGCAGCACAAGCTGCTCGCCTTCCGCGACCTGCTGCTCAAGTGGAACAAGACCTACAACCTGACTGCGCTGCGAGATCCGGCTCTGGCCATATCTCACCACCTGCTCGACTCGCTGGCCATCCTGCCGCATGTTGGCACCGGCAATCTGCTCGATGTTGGTAGTGGCGGCGGCCTGCCCGGCATTCCGCTCGCCATCGCCCGACCCGATTTATCCGTCAGCATGGTCGACACCGTGCAGAAGAAAACCACTTTCCTGCAGCAAGCTGTCATCGAACTGGCGCTGAAGAATGTTACGGTGCACCACGCCCGGGTCGAGGAAATGCAGGGGCAATACGCCCAGATCAGCTCGCGCGCCTTCGCCGAAATCGGCCTTTTCATCAGCCTGACCCGCCACCTGCTGGCCCCGAACGGTCGCTGGCTGGCCATGAAAGGGGTACGACCGGACGACGAACTCAAAGCCCTGCCCGCCGACATCATGGTTGAAGCGATCATTCCGCTCACTGTGCCGGGGCTGGATGCCGAACGACATTTGATCATCTTGAAAGCCGGGTCATGA
- the atpG gene encoding F0F1 ATP synthase subunit gamma, with protein MPSGKEIRNKIKSVENTRKITKAMEMVAASKMRKAQDRMRAARPYGEKIRRVAGNLAHALTEYRHPFLVNREQASVGLILITSDKGLCGGLNSNLLRVAVTKMKEFNAQGKKLQATCIGNKGFGFMQRAGAKVVSHVTGLGDTPHLEKLIGPVKVQLDAYMNGEIDALYIGYTRFINTMKQEPVFEQLLPLSGDTVGSAKTKWDYVYEPEAKSVIDDLLIRYVEALIYQAVAENMASEQSARMVAMKSASDNAKTVIGDLKLVYNKARQAAITKELSEIVSGAAAV; from the coding sequence ATGCCTAGCGGCAAGGAAATTCGCAACAAGATCAAGAGCGTCGAAAACACGCGCAAGATCACCAAGGCCATGGAAATGGTGGCCGCATCCAAAATGCGCAAGGCGCAGGACCGGATGCGGGCTGCCCGTCCCTATGGCGAGAAGATCCGGCGCGTTGCAGGCAACCTGGCTCATGCTTTGACCGAATACCGTCACCCGTTCCTGGTAAACCGCGAACAGGCCTCTGTTGGCCTGATCCTGATTACCTCGGACAAAGGTCTTTGTGGCGGTCTGAACTCCAACCTTCTTCGCGTCGCAGTGACCAAGATGAAGGAGTTCAATGCTCAGGGCAAAAAGCTGCAGGCTACCTGCATCGGCAACAAGGGCTTTGGTTTCATGCAACGTGCTGGCGCCAAGGTCGTCTCGCACGTAACCGGATTGGGCGACACGCCCCATCTGGAAAAGCTGATCGGGCCGGTCAAGGTTCAACTTGATGCCTACATGAACGGCGAGATCGATGCGCTGTACATTGGCTACACTCGCTTCATCAATACGATGAAGCAGGAGCCGGTGTTCGAGCAGTTGCTTCCGCTGTCCGGCGATACCGTCGGGTCTGCCAAGACCAAGTGGGATTACGTCTACGAGCCCGAAGCCAAGTCAGTCATCGACGACCTATTGATCCGCTATGTCGAAGCATTGATTTATCAGGCTGTGGCAGAAAACATGGCCTCCGAGCAGTCCGCCCGGATGGTTGCCATGAAGTCTGCCTCGGACAACGCCAAGACCGTTATCGGCGACTTGAAGCTGGTTTACAACAAGGCCCGTCAGGCTGCGATTACCAAGGAACTCTCGGAAATCGTCAGCGGCGCCGCCGCGGTGTGA
- the atpD gene encoding F0F1 ATP synthase subunit beta: MSQGSIVQCIGAVVDIHFPRDAMPKVYDALKLDASEANGMAEDGLTFEVQQQLGDGVVRTIAMGSSDGLRRGMKVNNTGAGISVPVGMGTLGRIMDVLGRPIDEAGPIDSNELREIHQMAPKFDELSSSVDLLETGIKVIDLICPFAKGGKVGLFGGAGVGKTVNMMELINNIAKQHSGLSVFAGVGERTREGNDFYHEMKDSNVLDKVAMVFGQMNEPPGNRLRVALTGLTMAERFRDDGRDILFFVDNIYRYTLAGTEVSALLGRMPSAVGYQPTLAEEMGRLQERITSTKVGSITSIQAVYVPADDLTDPSPATTFLHLDSTVVLSRDIASLGIYPAVDPLDSTSRQLDPQVVGEEHYAVARAVQMNLQRYKELRDIIAILGMDELSPEDKLAVSRARKIQRFLSQPFHVAEVFTGSPGKFVSLKDTIKGFKGICAGEYDHLPEQAFYMVGGIEEVIEKAKTL; the protein is encoded by the coding sequence ATGAGTCAAGGTTCAATCGTTCAGTGCATCGGCGCCGTTGTGGACATCCACTTCCCGCGCGACGCGATGCCGAAGGTCTACGACGCCCTCAAGCTGGATGCTTCCGAAGCAAACGGCATGGCAGAAGACGGCCTGACCTTCGAAGTACAGCAACAGCTGGGTGATGGCGTCGTTCGTACCATCGCCATGGGTTCGTCCGACGGTCTGCGTCGCGGCATGAAGGTGAACAACACTGGCGCCGGCATCTCCGTGCCGGTCGGTATGGGCACCCTGGGCCGCATCATGGACGTTCTCGGTCGCCCGATCGACGAAGCTGGTCCGATCGACTCCAACGAGCTGCGTGAGATTCACCAGATGGCACCGAAGTTCGACGAACTGTCGTCTTCCGTTGATCTGCTCGAAACCGGCATCAAGGTTATCGACCTGATCTGCCCGTTCGCCAAGGGCGGCAAGGTTGGTCTGTTTGGTGGCGCCGGCGTCGGCAAGACCGTCAACATGATGGAACTGATCAACAACATCGCGAAGCAGCACTCCGGCTTGTCCGTGTTTGCTGGCGTGGGCGAGCGTACCCGTGAAGGTAACGACTTCTACCACGAAATGAAGGACTCCAACGTTCTCGACAAGGTCGCGATGGTGTTCGGTCAGATGAACGAGCCGCCGGGTAACCGTCTGCGCGTCGCGCTGACCGGCCTGACCATGGCCGAGCGTTTCCGTGACGACGGTCGCGACATCCTGTTCTTCGTTGACAACATCTACCGCTACACGCTGGCCGGTACCGAAGTGTCCGCACTGCTCGGCCGTATGCCTTCCGCCGTGGGCTACCAGCCGACACTGGCTGAAGAAATGGGCCGTCTGCAAGAGCGTATTACCTCGACCAAGGTTGGCTCGATCACCTCCATCCAGGCCGTTTATGTGCCTGCCGATGACTTGACCGACCCGTCCCCGGCTACCACCTTCCTGCACCTCGACTCCACGGTCGTGCTGTCGCGTGACATCGCCTCGCTGGGTATCTACCCGGCCGTCGATCCGCTCGACTCCACCTCCCGCCAGCTCGATCCGCAGGTTGTGGGCGAAGAGCATTACGCCGTAGCCCGTGCCGTGCAGATGAACCTGCAGCGCTACAAGGAACTGCGTGACATCATCGCGATTCTGGGTATGGACGAACTGTCTCCTGAAGACAAGCTCGCCGTGTCCCGCGCTCGTAAGATTCAGCGCTTCCTGTCGCAGCCGTTCCACGTGGCTGAAGTCTTCACCGGCTCGCCGGGCAAGTTCGTTTCCCTCAAGGACACGATCAAGGGCTTCAAGGGCATTTGTGCCGGCGAATACGATCACCTGCCGGAACAAGCGTTCTACATGGTCGGCGGTATCGAGGAAGTCATCGAGAAGGCCAAGACGCTGTAA
- a CDS encoding F0F1 ATP synthase subunit B: MNINATLIGQAIWFALFIWITMKYVWPPLQKAMADRQAQIAEGLAAAERGKHEQELAAKRSADALREAKEKSADFVAQAEKRAQQIVEDAKGTAKVEADKIVAGAKAEIEQEVERAKQQLRERVAELAVAGAEKILRKEINASAHADMLVALKQDL, from the coding sequence GTGAATATCAACGCTACACTGATTGGCCAGGCAATCTGGTTTGCTCTCTTCATCTGGATCACGATGAAGTACGTCTGGCCGCCGCTGCAAAAAGCAATGGCGGACCGTCAGGCACAGATCGCTGAAGGCCTGGCTGCAGCTGAACGCGGCAAGCACGAGCAAGAACTTGCTGCCAAGCGTTCTGCTGATGCGCTGCGTGAAGCCAAAGAGAAATCTGCGGACTTCGTAGCTCAAGCCGAAAAGCGTGCGCAGCAGATCGTCGAAGACGCCAAAGGCACTGCCAAAGTTGAAGCCGACAAGATCGTCGCCGGCGCCAAGGCAGAAATCGAACAGGAAGTCGAACGTGCAAAGCAGCAACTGCGTGAGCGCGTCGCCGAACTGGCCGTTGCCGGTGCTGAAAAGATCCTGCGCAAGGAAATCAATGCGTCTGCGCATGCTGACATGCTCGTCGCTCTGAAACAGGACCTGTAA